From the Clarias gariepinus isolate MV-2021 ecotype Netherlands chromosome 3, CGAR_prim_01v2, whole genome shotgun sequence genome, one window contains:
- the rfx5 gene encoding DNA-binding protein Rfx5 isoform X1, with amino-acid sequence MHKKLEHTGRAPGPTERSAQSPQDGEAVDRIIRRIRRLHAPLAEMSSRMDLVIRKVGDDKQRATELEERSRATDARITELEDALERALDRLEDLERGKMFSRDIRIFGLKEGTEGHDPVPFFETWVPGVLGMHNRVELERARRTGARKRADGKPRAVLVRFQSYRDKRVVLDAARDRDTVRVKGRKVSFRDFSLSAHRKSAESLGARRQLHRAGVKHALIYPAQVNVLPPPGAGDMYLHHVKLEPPLGSHTHQQEPGTEDKTVQNKVDTILRDVQQFTDNDKLYLYLQLPSGPSAGEKSSDSNSVNTADQLHTCNWIRSHLEEHADTCLPKQDVYETYRKHCENLQQRPLSAANFGKIIRDIFPNIKARRLGGRGQSKYCYSGIRRKTVLNMPLLPNLDLKNDPSELTELVQTYKQEVTEAACELICDWAQKILKRSFDTVVEIARFLVQEHIVNPRCSQAELVTSASLAGGPAKPHKVIKKNQTTTRGSTAEEEIAGQDAKKDESEQAASVKHLPNDKSAKAPEVLRYGGREMQVEALVKKLPQLRPRGSIPDKPLLPVPAPAFTPNDSSSVQVTLPITVATLSPQQRGSALPLMILPPSVTVSTASAVTTASKRASDSSAVAVGPPLKRKRGRPRKQRPEETAAAVQNPGPNQNLNLNQNLGLNPVVLNRGVIQKALSSSSSQMTETVLQCKADEPEQRPVMLLQETGRAMVIQRAPLSRENRPVNQVQVTQSANMVQLPPATVHEDRDIVLTLTPIDSMIAAGDAVCSMPETNPGQGGVP; translated from the exons ATGCACAAGAAACTGGAGCACACCGGAAGAGCACCCGGGCCGACCGAACGCTCTGCGCAGTCTCCGCAAGATGGCGAGGCCGTGGACAGAATCATCCGGAGGATACGGAGACTTCACGCTCCACTCGCGGAGATGTCCAGCAGGATGGACCTGGTGATCCGTAAAGTCGGCGACGACAAGCAGCGCGCGACGGAGCTCGAGGAGCGCAGCAGAGCCACGGACGCGCGCATCACCGAGCTCGAGGACGCGCTGGAGAGAGCGCTGGACCGCCTGGAAGACCTGGAGCGCGGCAAGATGTTTTCCAGGGACATTCGGATTTTCGGCTTGAAAGAAGGCACCGAAGGGCACGACCCGGTTCCGTTTTTTGAGACCTGGGTGCCGGGGGTACTCGGCATGCACAACCGGGTAGAGCTGGAGCGCGCGCGGCGCACGGGAGCGCGAAAGCGCGCAGACGGAAAGCCGAGAGCGGTTCTGGTGCGGTTTCAGAGCTACAGGGACAAGCGCGTGGTTCTGGACGCGGCCCGGGATAGAGACACGGTCCGAGTGAAGGGAAGGAAAGTCTCCTTCCGGGACTTCTCTCTCTCCGCGCACAGAAAAAGCGCTGAAAGTCTCGGCGCGCGGAGGCAGCTGCACAGGGCCGGGGTTAAACACGCGCTCATTTACCCCGCACAGGTTAACGTGCTGCCCCCCCCCGGGGCAGGAGACATGTACTTACACCACGTCAAACTCGAGCCTCCTCTgggctctcacacacaccagcaggaaCCAGGAACAGAGGA TAAGACAGTGCAGAATAAAGTGGACACGATTTTG AGAGATGTGCAGCAGTTTACAGACAACGACAAACTCTACCTTTATTTACAGCTTCCCTCAGGTCCCAGTGCAGGAGAGAAGAG CAGCGACTCAAATTCAGTGAACACGGCTGACCAGCTCCACACCTGTAACTGGATTCGTAGTCACTTGGAGGAACACGCGGACACCTGTTTGCCTAAACAAGACGTTTACGAGACGTACCG GAAGCACTGTGAAAACCTGCAGCAGAGGCCTCTGAGCGCGGCCAACTTCGGCAAGATCATCCGAGACATCTTCCCCAACATCAAGGCTCGCAGGCTGGGAGGCAGGGGACAGTCCAA GTACTGCTACAGCGGGATCCGCAGGAAGACGGTGTTAAACATGCCATTATTACCCAACCTGGACCTCAAGAACGATCCG TCCGAGCTGACCGAACTGGTGCAGACGTACAAGCAGGAAGTGACGGAAGCAGCGTGTGAGCTGATCTGCGACTGGGCTCAGAAGATCCTTAAGCGCTCGTTCGACACGGTAGTGGAGATCGCACGCTTCTTAGTGCAGGAGCACATCGTAAACCCTCGCTGCAGCCAGGCCGAGCTCGTCACCTCCGCTTCGCTGGCCG GAGGTCCTGCCAAGCCACACAAAGTGATTAAGAAGAACCAGACGACGACCAGAGGGAGTACAGCAGAGGAAGAGATCGCAGGACAAGACGCTAAG AAAGATGAAAGCGAGCAGGCTGCATCTGTGAAACATCTTCCTAACGACAAATCAGCTAAAGCTCCTGAGGTTCTGCGTTACGGAGGCCGTGAGATGCAGGTGGAAGCTCTAGTTAAAAAACTTCCTCAGCTCCGCCCTCGTGGCTCGATTCCAGACAAACCTCTCCTCCCTGTTCCCGCTCCCGCCTTCACGCCGAACGATTCCAGCAGTGTCCAAGTGACTCTGCCGATCACCGTGGCGACGCTTTCGCCGCAGCAACGCGGCTCCGCCCTCCCGCTCATGATCCTGCCTCCGTCGGTGACGGTTTCCACGGCGTCGGCGGTGACGACAGCGTCTAAACGGGCGTCCGATTCGTCCGCCGTGGCCGTGGGACCGCCCCTGAAACGCAAACGCGGTCGACCCAGGAAGCAGAGACCGGAGGAAACGGCGGCGGCGGTTCAGAACCCCGGCCCGAATCAGAACCTAAACCTGAATCAAAATCTTGGTCTGAATCCAGTGGTGCTGAACAGAGGAGTGATCCAGAAAGCGCTGTCGTCCTCGTCCTCGCAGATGACGGAGACCGTGCTACAGTGTAAAGCTGATGAACCGGAGCAGCGGCCCGTCATGCTCCTGCAGGAAACGGGCCGCGCCATGGTGATCCAGCGTGCCCCGCTGTCCCGAGAGAACCGTCCTGTAAACCAGGTGCAGGTGACTCAGAGCGCCAACATGGTGCAGCTCCCTCCTGCCACTGTGCACGAGGACAGGGACATAGTGCTCACGCTCACTCCCATCGATTCCATGATCGCTGCAGGCGACGCCGTTTGCAGCATGCCTGAGACCAACCCGGGGCAGGGCGGGGTCCCTTAg
- the rfx5 gene encoding DNA-binding protein RFX5 isoform X2, protein MMEDPIKAEGSSVEGDPKPSMLQKLKLNISKTVQNKVDTILRDVQQFTDNDKLYLYLQLPSGPSAGEKSSDSNSVNTADQLHTCNWIRSHLEEHADTCLPKQDVYETYRKHCENLQQRPLSAANFGKIIRDIFPNIKARRLGGRGQSKYCYSGIRRKTVLNMPLLPNLDLKNDPSELTELVQTYKQEVTEAACELICDWAQKILKRSFDTVVEIARFLVQEHIVNPRCSQAELVTSASLAGGPAKPHKVIKKNQTTTRGSTAEEEIAGQDAKKDESEQAASVKHLPNDKSAKAPEVLRYGGREMQVEALVKKLPQLRPRGSIPDKPLLPVPAPAFTPNDSSSVQVTLPITVATLSPQQRGSALPLMILPPSVTVSTASAVTTASKRASDSSAVAVGPPLKRKRGRPRKQRPEETAAAVQNPGPNQNLNLNQNLGLNPVVLNRGVIQKALSSSSSQMTETVLQCKADEPEQRPVMLLQETGRAMVIQRAPLSRENRPVNQVQVTQSANMVQLPPATVHEDRDIVLTLTPIDSMIAAGDAVCSMPETNPGQGGVP, encoded by the exons TAAGACAGTGCAGAATAAAGTGGACACGATTTTG AGAGATGTGCAGCAGTTTACAGACAACGACAAACTCTACCTTTATTTACAGCTTCCCTCAGGTCCCAGTGCAGGAGAGAAGAG CAGCGACTCAAATTCAGTGAACACGGCTGACCAGCTCCACACCTGTAACTGGATTCGTAGTCACTTGGAGGAACACGCGGACACCTGTTTGCCTAAACAAGACGTTTACGAGACGTACCG GAAGCACTGTGAAAACCTGCAGCAGAGGCCTCTGAGCGCGGCCAACTTCGGCAAGATCATCCGAGACATCTTCCCCAACATCAAGGCTCGCAGGCTGGGAGGCAGGGGACAGTCCAA GTACTGCTACAGCGGGATCCGCAGGAAGACGGTGTTAAACATGCCATTATTACCCAACCTGGACCTCAAGAACGATCCG TCCGAGCTGACCGAACTGGTGCAGACGTACAAGCAGGAAGTGACGGAAGCAGCGTGTGAGCTGATCTGCGACTGGGCTCAGAAGATCCTTAAGCGCTCGTTCGACACGGTAGTGGAGATCGCACGCTTCTTAGTGCAGGAGCACATCGTAAACCCTCGCTGCAGCCAGGCCGAGCTCGTCACCTCCGCTTCGCTGGCCG GAGGTCCTGCCAAGCCACACAAAGTGATTAAGAAGAACCAGACGACGACCAGAGGGAGTACAGCAGAGGAAGAGATCGCAGGACAAGACGCTAAG AAAGATGAAAGCGAGCAGGCTGCATCTGTGAAACATCTTCCTAACGACAAATCAGCTAAAGCTCCTGAGGTTCTGCGTTACGGAGGCCGTGAGATGCAGGTGGAAGCTCTAGTTAAAAAACTTCCTCAGCTCCGCCCTCGTGGCTCGATTCCAGACAAACCTCTCCTCCCTGTTCCCGCTCCCGCCTTCACGCCGAACGATTCCAGCAGTGTCCAAGTGACTCTGCCGATCACCGTGGCGACGCTTTCGCCGCAGCAACGCGGCTCCGCCCTCCCGCTCATGATCCTGCCTCCGTCGGTGACGGTTTCCACGGCGTCGGCGGTGACGACAGCGTCTAAACGGGCGTCCGATTCGTCCGCCGTGGCCGTGGGACCGCCCCTGAAACGCAAACGCGGTCGACCCAGGAAGCAGAGACCGGAGGAAACGGCGGCGGCGGTTCAGAACCCCGGCCCGAATCAGAACCTAAACCTGAATCAAAATCTTGGTCTGAATCCAGTGGTGCTGAACAGAGGAGTGATCCAGAAAGCGCTGTCGTCCTCGTCCTCGCAGATGACGGAGACCGTGCTACAGTGTAAAGCTGATGAACCGGAGCAGCGGCCCGTCATGCTCCTGCAGGAAACGGGCCGCGCCATGGTGATCCAGCGTGCCCCGCTGTCCCGAGAGAACCGTCCTGTAAACCAGGTGCAGGTGACTCAGAGCGCCAACATGGTGCAGCTCCCTCCTGCCACTGTGCACGAGGACAGGGACATAGTGCTCACGCTCACTCCCATCGATTCCATGATCGCTGCAGGCGACGCCGTTTGCAGCATGCCTGAGACCAACCCGGGGCAGGGCGGGGTCCCTTAg
- the mindy1 gene encoding ubiquitin carboxyl-terminal hydrolase MINDY-1 isoform X1: MAEPGADPPSVVPEEKQVSRDDEENTSTAYSDSEDATAASSRSLSEREDSEITSSVSSVVDETPSVSTGEPQTSVRSALDGEDETETETDRAPSWSDDVMSVEAGQATVSTPPSGPLSGPSSAPPSVQEHYYVKWITWKGEKTPIITQSENGPCPLLAIMNVLFLRWKAKLPAQTEVITIEELMAHLGECVLSIKPREKAEGMELNFQQNMSDAMAVLPKLSTGLDVNVRFTGVSDFEYTPECIVFDLLNIPLYHGWLVDPQSPEMASAVGKLSYNQLVEKIIIYKHSTDSSQVSEGLIAEQFLESTATQLSYHGLCELNTTAKEGELCVFFRNNHFSTMIKHKDNLYLLVTDQGFLQEDTMVWESLHNVEGDGNFCDSEFRLCHPSQKSASRPTSQLNQMQIDQDYLVAMSLQQSQGEAPGPLSDLELARQLQQEEYQQPQQPPHTSGEQTRGGQTSHPGGRRRQGEKKDDSDCSIL; the protein is encoded by the exons ATGGCCGAGCCTGGGGCGGACCCCCCTTCAGTTGTGCCTGAGGAAAAACAAGTGAGTAGAGACGATGAAGAAAATACAAGCACAGCCTACTCGGACAGCGAGGACGCCACCGCCGCCAGCAGTAGGAGTCTGTCTGAGAGGGAGGACTCGGAGATCACGTCATCCGTGAGCAGCGTCGTGGACGAGACTCCGTCCGTGTCAACGGGTGAACCTCAGACATCCGTGAGATCGGCGCTGGATGGTGAGGATGAGACGGAGACAGAGACGGATCGAGCACCCTCATGGAGCGACGATGTGATGAGTGTGGAGGCGGGACAGGCCACGGTGTCGACACCGCCCTCTGGACCGCTCTCAGGACCCTCGTCTGCCCCGCCCTCAGTGCAGGAGCATTACTACGTGAAGTGGATCACATGGAAGGGGGAGAAGACACCAATCATCACGCAGAGCGAAAATGGACCCTGTCCTCTGCTGGCCATCATGAACGTCCTCTTCCTCAGGTGGAAG GCAAAGTTACCGGCCCAGACTGAGGTCATCACCATCGAAGAGCTCATGGCTCACCTCG gtGAGTGTGTTTTGTCGATTAAGCCCAGAGAGAAGGCTGAGGGCATGGAGCTCAATTTTCAGCAG AACATGAGCGACGCCATGGCCGTGCTGCCGAAGTTATCCACGGGTCTGGACGTAAACGTACGCTTCACGGGCGTGTCGGATTTCGAGTACACGCCCGAGTGCATCGTGTTTGATCTCCTCAACATCCCGCTGTATCACGGCTGGCTGGTGGATCCGCAG AGCCCGGAGATGGCGTCTGCAGTGGGGAAACTGAGCTACAACCAGCTGGTGGAGAAGATCATCATCTACAAACACTCGACAGACAGCAGCCAAGTCAgtgaag GTCTGATAGCAGAACAGTTTTTGGAGTCCACTGCCACCCAGCTTTCGTATCACGGTCTGTGTGAGCTCAACACCACTGCCAAGGAGGGAGAGCTGTGTGTCTTCTTCAGGAACAACCACTTCAGCACTATGATCAAGCACAAG GATAACCTGTACCTGCTGGTGACAGACCAGGGCTTCCTGCAGGAGGACACCATGGTGTGGGAAAGTCTCCATAACGTTGAAGGAGATGGGAATTTCTGTGACTCAGAATTCCGACTGTGCCATCCGTCCCAGAAGAGTGCGAGCAGGCCGACGTCGCAGCTGAACCAGATGCAGATTGATCAG gactACCTAGTAGCCATGTCTCTACAGCAGAGTCAGGGTGAAGCTCCTGGGCCTTTGAGCGATCTGGAGTTAGCGAGACAGTTACAGCAGGAAGAATatcaacaaccacaacaaccTCCACACACTTCCGGGGAACAG ACGAGAGGAGGACAGACGTCTCATCCCGGAGGACGGAGACGCCAGGGTGAGAAAAAGGACGACTCAGACTGTTCCATCCTATAA
- the mindy1 gene encoding ubiquitin carboxyl-terminal hydrolase MINDY-1 isoform X2: MAEPGADPPSVVPEEKQVSRDDEENTSTAYSDSEDATAASSRSLSEREDSEITSSVSSVVDETPSVSTGEPQTSVRSALDGEDETETETDRAPSWSDDVMSVEAGQATVSTPPSGPLSGPSSAPPSVQEHYYVKWITWKGEKTPIITQSENGPCPLLAIMNVLFLRWKAKLPAQTEVITIEELMAHLGECVLSIKPREKAEGMELNFQQNMSDAMAVLPKLSTGLDVNVRFTGVSDFEYTPECIVFDLLNIPLYHGWLVDPQSPEMASAVGKLSYNQLVEKIIIYKHSTDSSQVSEGLIAEQFLESTATQLSYHGLCELNTTAKEGELCVFFRNNHFSTMIKHKDNLYLLVTDQGFLQEDTMVWESLHNVEGDGNFCDSEFRLCHPSQKSASRPTSQLNQMQIDQTRGGQTSHPGGRRRQGEKKDDSDCSIL; the protein is encoded by the exons ATGGCCGAGCCTGGGGCGGACCCCCCTTCAGTTGTGCCTGAGGAAAAACAAGTGAGTAGAGACGATGAAGAAAATACAAGCACAGCCTACTCGGACAGCGAGGACGCCACCGCCGCCAGCAGTAGGAGTCTGTCTGAGAGGGAGGACTCGGAGATCACGTCATCCGTGAGCAGCGTCGTGGACGAGACTCCGTCCGTGTCAACGGGTGAACCTCAGACATCCGTGAGATCGGCGCTGGATGGTGAGGATGAGACGGAGACAGAGACGGATCGAGCACCCTCATGGAGCGACGATGTGATGAGTGTGGAGGCGGGACAGGCCACGGTGTCGACACCGCCCTCTGGACCGCTCTCAGGACCCTCGTCTGCCCCGCCCTCAGTGCAGGAGCATTACTACGTGAAGTGGATCACATGGAAGGGGGAGAAGACACCAATCATCACGCAGAGCGAAAATGGACCCTGTCCTCTGCTGGCCATCATGAACGTCCTCTTCCTCAGGTGGAAG GCAAAGTTACCGGCCCAGACTGAGGTCATCACCATCGAAGAGCTCATGGCTCACCTCG gtGAGTGTGTTTTGTCGATTAAGCCCAGAGAGAAGGCTGAGGGCATGGAGCTCAATTTTCAGCAG AACATGAGCGACGCCATGGCCGTGCTGCCGAAGTTATCCACGGGTCTGGACGTAAACGTACGCTTCACGGGCGTGTCGGATTTCGAGTACACGCCCGAGTGCATCGTGTTTGATCTCCTCAACATCCCGCTGTATCACGGCTGGCTGGTGGATCCGCAG AGCCCGGAGATGGCGTCTGCAGTGGGGAAACTGAGCTACAACCAGCTGGTGGAGAAGATCATCATCTACAAACACTCGACAGACAGCAGCCAAGTCAgtgaag GTCTGATAGCAGAACAGTTTTTGGAGTCCACTGCCACCCAGCTTTCGTATCACGGTCTGTGTGAGCTCAACACCACTGCCAAGGAGGGAGAGCTGTGTGTCTTCTTCAGGAACAACCACTTCAGCACTATGATCAAGCACAAG GATAACCTGTACCTGCTGGTGACAGACCAGGGCTTCCTGCAGGAGGACACCATGGTGTGGGAAAGTCTCCATAACGTTGAAGGAGATGGGAATTTCTGTGACTCAGAATTCCGACTGTGCCATCCGTCCCAGAAGAGTGCGAGCAGGCCGACGTCGCAGCTGAACCAGATGCAGATTGATCAG ACGAGAGGAGGACAGACGTCTCATCCCGGAGGACGGAGACGCCAGGGTGAGAAAAAGGACGACTCAGACTGTTCCATCCTATAA